From the genome of Chrysemys picta bellii isolate R12L10 unplaced genomic scaffold, ASM1138683v2 scaf272, whole genome shotgun sequence:
atcagacaagtccacaagctccaagacaaagaagctcatgtcttggaagatacagagagcctgattgccaatggctatggtattgctgcagtcccacagggattccagtcggtggagctggagggtagggttgtaatttgctccaggccttttgatataatccccagcccaactgcctcaagggcaggaaatctagacattaggatcccagggggttaattcttgctgctagtgccctccaagcagaacacgggacaacctctcagatagaagttgcttaagaaaagtcgtggttaccgataaagatggctgctgcccgtcgtattggagcctgggggctttggaggtgatccagacattggagcaagatgtcagatacgctcttgagcttcagcacctaggaatagaaaccaaagaagcttcttgttgctggggccgcagggtgaggagaagagagatttcatctccaggtagctgcttggcttggaggggtgggaagaatgcagctcccatctccatgtatcctgggggcgaccatctacatgccagggagtcattaaatgaccatttcaaagtgtcaccagacacattgctggtgtctgagctgctggcactgcagggctggagcctggcactagagaacactgaagcctggttgtatgggcttcatctggggaggacattagagagggtgcagagcataggaaatacggtgcagaagtggccaatgggctggggtaaggtgaaaaatggggacatccagtttcctgcaggattcggaaggcatttttgccatcaactgattctttatgttgtgagctttcacctccgtactgaactcctggccaggtctggctgttcagatctgacaggcactgggaggagtgggggagttgggtgcttctaagaggaagccagagtgcagtatgctagtactagacatgcaatcagagcagtgagtgagggaacacgtttccggtcccacatctagaagcagcactcacgagaagccgattgttcacttacagagtgctggcagatcttgtccaccacccggggatgggtgtgccaagccttcttgctgttaatctgcttaggacaagaccatcccaggagctgaaaacacccagccaaggctttctgacacctctgcaatacaaaatgggacaaggagagtttgcatcatgagaagagctggaatctgtggtcactctgcagtgaaaagccagctgaaatgatcaatgagggaaaggaatgtgggggtcacatggtatcctgctgacccttggtgtctctttgttcctattagtggaggctcctggagtttgatcttcatggtggctgcagttcagtgacttaggaagtggctgctgggagcgataaaacatctccacttgtgtgtccattgaaggccagggaacttgcttgggtaagcgggtagtgctgagatttttcacttttgggaggcggctctggagacagatctagcaggagagctggagcagtcagggcctgctgcaccagggagcacatggcagcgggactcaccttgcccacgtcagggtcctcgtcctgtaagtgaaggagcagtgggaccaggctgcgggtcacttcctcctgcagcaggggcttctgcctcctcttcaccgtattaagcaactctgtaaagagcatgatggcagcagagcgcacctggggtctcacctgtgatggacacacaaccatgaggggatctcactgagggagcttcacactctccttacagggtgagctcggcacaatgcaaaccacagataggggccagtctgactaataactccatggtctgcccaccaagagggcacccatttgcagaaaggtttgggtggaggggcagacaacacaggttaggacagtggttcctaaatttccctggaggcctcctgtaagtgactccatccacagtgaagggctctttggagggtttctttaatgggttcaacactttcatcgtttcatagcatttaagggtcattcattcatctagactccaaagcacaggacattacatttcaccccatgaccactacattgcgcatgttaacttgagttagattaaaacagatcagtcctcaggagaccaaacggttgcatgccacaaacagagaacacgagagaccaaggtgtcaccaatgcctgaggcccaggcaatggctcggaactgatcaggtcagatatgccaccactacgactccagagtcacaacactgcctggctgaggatgggcaggtcaagagaccctgacttacagcatcgaataaggggattagcttcctggccacgctggtgagctcactcccatccaggctctgcagaaggttctgaacagctgagatggcctccagaatactcccatcatccatctcatccgaaccccaaaggatggcaggcagcagggccttgacttcttccacctacacacacacacacatgggggagctcatcagatctcccagccctccagtgagtacacgccacagtgccagggctgtgtttattctaccccgtggcaccaagtcagagagaagctccgtctccacagtcggaggtgtggtgctttagaatcgatggggatgcctgacgaggcaatcagtgaatcctaaccccgtcccgggtcgttctggtgtaggctgagcaaagctgtggtttgcttcggggcttttctctcttttctacgtgctattaattattattatagcagatgctggcagcaatctccatagttaaggctggtacacagtttccattctagttgctccttttgatacgctcctaaaaacattccctttttggatggaaatgttccatgctgtctccccagtcaattgtgattttttcctggggtgattgcgtctctgagctgtagggcagtttttccacttacaaacaaacaaacgaaaacttctagccaccttttTTCCCCATGCGGACAATCCCCCAaagggtgaaacttggggaaaaaatcaaacctggcccatggggagtcctaggtgagagctgagccctctgcaaagtttgagaaacttggacctgatagtgcaaggcattgaagtatcatttgggggcagggtcacaaacactctttaagagagtgctctgcctctctcagggccagagactttggggccagccagctccatgcattaatcagatgcagcggaggaggagagaactattttgggctgtcaggaaggaaggggaagcaggagcagggggtagtggctcctagagtaccctgggagggaaggcagggggaatctgatgggggaaaagggcctccagggaggaagccttgggaagcagtcctcccccaagagaacaaagtaCTCCGCAGAGCCTAGGGGCAaaaagcttgcagaaggggtgcccaggaagggggccaaagttaaattttcttatgtttactaaggacagggtggaacctttgttgagtgagctcagaagaggagatgtggtaatggcagaagatcctgtttctgatttttagtccgttggacactgtcaggtttgattctgagggttttatctttggccttcaaagccttgtttgtcttaataaatgagcctgaataagggtgttattgaacgaggtatttgtgaagtcaagccgaggaggggaaaactgaggcagtgctgcaatgttgggtcttgccactggagggggcgatgagacagggccctgtgtgctcgctaaggtctttagaccaatcaaggtcttcctttgtgacagcaccaggaatggtctctccaagaaggaacaggaatgctgctggggtaatttgcatgggggagaattagggttaccatatctgaactttcaaagagaggacactccattggggggggtagccctgccccctagccactccctcccacttcccgccccctgacagcccccccagaacccccgacccaactaaccccccttgctccctgtccctgactgtcccaactcctctccacacccctgcccccctgacagcccccccgaactcccgacccatccaacccccccccgctccctgtcccctgactgccccccttctccaactccctggcccccttaccgtgccactcggcttagagcaggtgtctggctccgcgccccaaggagcgccccgcccgagtgctgccgagcggcatgctgtggctgtggaggagtgggggaagtgggggaggggctctggccgccgctgccagccccaccgCCGCATTCCCTTAtaggcgcacagccccgccccccagcgctgccaggcggcgtgctaaggctgcaggggattgggggagctgggaaggggctttggctgccgaggccccaatgcgagcggcactcggccgccctgtcagccgcttttcggtcgataaatagccgactggggggaaatcccggacatttttagatttttagaaatccacccccggacagctatttaaagagcgaaaagccggacatgtccggggaaacccggacgtgtggtagccctaggagaatgataacgtccacctgaaatccaagcagtaaaatcccatctaaaatactctccgaggaaagatctgcattgaggggccg
Proteins encoded in this window:
- the LOC135978468 gene encoding maestro heat-like repeat-containing protein family member 7, with protein sequence MDDGSILEAISAVQNLLQSLDGSELTSVARKLIPLFDAVRPQVRSAAIMLFTELLNTVKRRQKPLLQEEVTRSLVPLLLHLQDEDPDVGKRCQKALAGCFQLLGWSCPKQINSKKAWHTHPRVVDKICQHSVLKLKSVSDILLQCLDHLQSPQAPIRRAAAIFIALSGLQQDPDSSVRVSVSRAIQQVRDGGRNQSPQTLGARFRNLFCCLTGQEERENAPDRDLLGGPDLSQSHRWDSGGP